Proteins encoded within one genomic window of Xylophilus sp. GOD-11R:
- a CDS encoding P-II family nitrogen regulator: protein MKLITAVIKPFKLEEVREALAACGVSGMTVTEVKGFGRQKGHTELYRGAEYEVDFLPKMKVEAVVADADSARCVEAIVNAARTGKIGDGKIFVTAVEKAFRIRTGEEDDSAV from the coding sequence ATGAAACTCATCACTGCCGTCATCAAGCCGTTCAAGCTCGAGGAGGTGCGCGAAGCATTGGCCGCATGTGGCGTCAGTGGCATGACCGTAACCGAGGTCAAGGGTTTCGGCAGGCAGAAGGGTCATACCGAACTCTACCGGGGCGCCGAGTACGAGGTCGATTTCCTGCCCAAGATGAAGGTGGAGGCCGTGGTGGCCGACGCCGACAGCGCCCGCTGCGTCGAAGCCATCGTGAACGCCGCGCGCACCGGCAAGATCGGCGACGGCAAGATCTTCGTCACCGCTGTCGAGAAGGCCTTCCGGATCCGAACCGGCGAAGAAGACGACTCGGCGGTCTGA
- a CDS encoding GNAT family N-acetyltransferase, which yields MRVHTDPASIAAEQWDELLSMQAHPSPFMRHAYLNAMDRSGSATARTGWSPAFITLHRGDSLDAACALYLKSHSYGEYVFDWAWASAYEQHGLQYYPKALVAAPFTPVPGARLLARDSAARVALAGALVAWCEAQELSSLHLLFAAAEDVDACREAGLMLRHTVQFHWHNRASSPYADFDEFLEGLTQEKRKKIRQERRKVSQAGVSFRSMHGSDITDADWDFFYRCYERTYLEHGNAPYLTRDFFRRMQHDMPENWLLFIAEREGRPIASSLIALDLEDGNPRVAYGRYWGALERVDCLHFEACYYQPLAWCIAHAVARFEGGAQGEHKMARALMPVSTTSAHWLARADFSEAVERFLEREGSGIADYMEHLDARSPFRHE from the coding sequence ATGCGCGTCCACACCGACCCGGCCTCCATCGCTGCAGAACAGTGGGATGAGCTCCTATCCATGCAGGCCCATCCCAGCCCGTTCATGCGCCATGCCTACCTGAACGCCATGGACCGGAGCGGCAGCGCCACCGCCCGCACGGGCTGGTCGCCGGCCTTCATCACGCTGCACCGCGGCGATTCGCTGGACGCCGCTTGTGCGCTGTATCTCAAATCGCATTCGTACGGCGAGTACGTATTCGACTGGGCCTGGGCCAGCGCGTACGAGCAGCACGGATTGCAGTACTACCCCAAAGCGCTGGTGGCCGCACCGTTCACGCCGGTTCCCGGGGCGCGACTACTGGCCCGCGATAGCGCAGCGCGCGTGGCCTTGGCGGGTGCGCTGGTGGCCTGGTGCGAAGCGCAGGAACTCTCGTCGCTGCATCTGTTGTTCGCGGCAGCAGAAGACGTCGACGCCTGCCGAGAGGCGGGCCTGATGCTGCGGCACACGGTGCAATTCCACTGGCACAACCGTGCATCCTCGCCCTATGCCGACTTCGACGAATTCCTGGAGGGACTCACGCAGGAAAAGCGCAAGAAGATTCGCCAGGAACGCCGCAAGGTTTCGCAAGCCGGCGTTTCGTTCCGGTCGATGCACGGCAGCGACATCACCGACGCCGACTGGGACTTCTTCTACCGCTGTTACGAGCGCACTTACCTCGAGCACGGCAACGCGCCCTATCTCACCCGCGATTTCTTTCGCCGCATGCAGCACGACATGCCGGAGAACTGGCTGCTGTTCATCGCCGAACGTGAAGGCCGCCCGATCGCCAGCAGTCTGATCGCCCTGGACCTCGAGGATGGAAACCCGCGCGTCGCCTACGGCCGTTACTGGGGCGCGCTGGAGCGTGTGGACTGCCTGCATTTCGAAGCCTGCTACTACCAGCCACTGGCTTGGTGCATCGCCCACGCCGTGGCGCGCTTCGAAGGCGGCGCGCAGGGCGAACACAAGATGGCGCGGGCGCTCATGCCGGTGTCGACCACCAGCGCGCACTGGCTGGCCCGGGCCGATTTTTCCGAAGCGGTGGAGCGTTTTCTGGAGCGCGAAGGCAGCGGCATCGCCGACTACATGGAGCACCTCGATGCTCGCTCACCCTTCCGGCACGAATGA
- the moaA gene encoding GTP 3',8-cyclase MoaA: MPPAQTTTIHPLLDLRHVGRSRTIVATPASELVDRLGRPLRDLRISVTDRCNFRCNYCMPKEVFGKDYPYLPHASLLTFEEIARIAGLFVAQGVRKLRLTGGEPLLRRNLEALVAQLALLKTVDGETPDLTLTTNGSLLTRKAAALKDAGLRRVTVSLDGLDDAVFRRMNDVDFPVADVLHGIDAALHAGLGPVKVNMVVKRGTNDDQVLPMARHFRGTGVVLRFIEYMDVGSTNGWRMDEVLPSSELLARLRAELPLVAIPAATPGETAQRWAYADASGRPDASQGEIGFISSVTEAFCGDCNRARLSTDGRLFLCLFARDGHDLRGLLRDGGTDDELASAIAGIWQDRADRYSELRADLPPERAEAPGARRVEMSFIGG, translated from the coding sequence ATGCCTCCCGCCCAGACCACCACGATCCACCCCCTGCTCGACCTGCGACACGTCGGCCGGTCGCGCACGATCGTGGCGACGCCAGCTTCTGAACTGGTCGATCGCCTGGGCCGCCCCCTGCGCGATCTGCGCATCAGCGTGACCGACCGTTGCAACTTCCGCTGCAACTATTGCATGCCCAAGGAAGTGTTCGGCAAGGACTACCCCTATCTTCCGCACGCCTCGCTGCTGACTTTCGAGGAAATCGCGCGTATCGCGGGCCTGTTCGTGGCCCAGGGCGTGCGCAAGCTGCGACTGACCGGCGGCGAACCGCTGCTGCGGCGCAACCTCGAAGCGCTGGTGGCGCAACTGGCTTTGCTGAAGACGGTCGATGGCGAAACGCCCGACCTCACCCTCACCACCAACGGATCGCTGCTCACCCGCAAGGCCGCTGCCCTGAAGGACGCCGGCTTGCGCCGGGTCACGGTCAGCCTCGACGGCCTGGACGACGCCGTGTTCCGCCGCATGAACGACGTGGACTTTCCGGTCGCCGACGTGCTGCACGGCATCGACGCCGCCCTGCACGCCGGGCTGGGACCGGTCAAGGTCAACATGGTCGTCAAGCGCGGCACCAACGACGACCAGGTGCTGCCCATGGCGCGCCACTTCCGGGGTACGGGCGTGGTGCTGCGGTTCATCGAATACATGGATGTCGGCAGCACCAACGGCTGGCGCATGGACGAAGTGCTGCCCTCGTCCGAACTGCTGGCCCGCTTGCGCGCCGAATTGCCGCTGGTCGCGATTCCCGCCGCCACGCCGGGTGAAACCGCCCAGCGCTGGGCCTACGCCGACGCCTCCGGCCGGCCAGACGCCAGCCAGGGCGAGATCGGCTTCATCAGCAGCGTCACCGAAGCCTTCTGCGGCGATTGCAACCGGGCACGCCTGTCCACCGACGGTCGGCTGTTTCTCTGCCTATTCGCCCGGGACGGCCACGATCTGCGCGGCCTACTGCGCGACGGCGGCACCGACGACGAACTGGCGTCGGCCATCGCCGGCATCTGGCAAGACCGCGCCGACCGCTACTCGGAACTTCGTGCCGACCTTCCGCCGGAGCGCGCGGAGGCTCCTGGCGCCCGCCGGGTCGAGATGAGCTTCATCGGCGGATAA
- the ppa gene encoding inorganic diphosphatase yields the protein MAFDKVSPGKNPPDVFNVIIEISMNADPVKYEVDKDSGCVFVDRFLTTAMHYPTNYGYVPQTLSGDGDPVDVLVMTPFPLPPGVVVPCRAIGILKMEDEAGVDGKVLAVPTTKILPIYENIQKPEDLHPILLKQISHFFEHYKDLEAGKWVKVLGWEGKEAAHQEITEGIANYKKD from the coding sequence ATGGCCTTCGACAAAGTCTCCCCCGGCAAGAATCCGCCGGATGTGTTTAACGTCATCATCGAAATTTCGATGAACGCCGATCCGGTCAAGTACGAAGTCGACAAGGACTCCGGCTGCGTGTTCGTGGACCGCTTCCTGACCACGGCCATGCACTACCCGACCAACTACGGCTACGTGCCGCAGACGCTGTCGGGCGACGGCGATCCGGTCGACGTGCTGGTGATGACGCCGTTCCCGCTGCCGCCCGGCGTGGTGGTGCCCTGCCGCGCGATCGGCATCCTGAAGATGGAAGACGAAGCCGGCGTCGACGGCAAGGTGCTGGCCGTGCCCACCACCAAGATCCTGCCGATCTACGAAAACATCCAGAAGCCCGAAGACCTGCACCCGATCCTGCTCAAGCAGATCAGCCATTTCTTCGAGCACTACAAGGACCTGGAAGCCGGCAAGTGGGTGAAGGTGCTGGGCTGGGAAGGCAAGGAGGCCGCCCACCAGGAAATCACCGAAGGCATCGCCAACTACAAGAAGGACTGA
- a CDS encoding ZIP family metal transporter translates to MLGAYSASFSRRRFGMAVVLAAAVATGIQGWQLVATNEVVRDAFLGGLVAAFATALGTVPVLFSQRLSERTQDTLFGFGAGVMLAASAFSLIIPGIAAARDSGMNAWSAGGVVGASILLGGLVLLVMERLVPHEHFIKGVEGQSSHTLRRSWLFVFAIALHNLPEGLAIGVGFAGTDPLRASALATGIAIQDLPEGLVVAVALLAAGYSRKLSVGVGMASGLVEPVGALLGAAVIEYSQGLLPWGLGFAGGAMLFVISHEIIPESHRKGHEAWATGGLMIGFVLMMLLDTALG, encoded by the coding sequence ATGCTCGGCGCTTATTCGGCAAGCTTCAGTCGGCGCCGTTTCGGCATGGCGGTCGTGTTGGCGGCCGCCGTCGCCACGGGCATCCAGGGCTGGCAACTGGTCGCTACGAACGAGGTGGTGCGTGATGCGTTCCTGGGCGGACTGGTGGCGGCTTTCGCCACGGCGCTCGGAACGGTGCCGGTGCTGTTCTCGCAGCGGCTGTCCGAGCGGACGCAGGACACCCTGTTCGGCTTCGGCGCCGGCGTGATGCTGGCCGCCAGCGCCTTCTCGCTGATCATCCCTGGCATCGCGGCGGCGCGCGACAGCGGCATGAACGCGTGGAGCGCCGGCGGCGTCGTCGGCGCTTCCATCCTGCTCGGCGGACTGGTGCTGCTGGTGATGGAGCGGCTGGTACCGCATGAACATTTCATCAAGGGCGTGGAAGGGCAGTCGTCGCACACCTTGCGGCGCAGCTGGCTCTTCGTGTTCGCGATCGCGCTGCACAACCTGCCCGAGGGCCTGGCGATCGGCGTCGGTTTCGCCGGCACCGATCCGCTGCGCGCCAGCGCGCTCGCCACGGGCATCGCCATCCAGGATCTGCCAGAGGGATTAGTGGTGGCGGTTGCCCTGCTCGCCGCGGGTTACAGCCGCAAGCTGTCGGTCGGTGTCGGCATGGCGTCGGGTCTGGTCGAGCCGGTCGGGGCATTGCTGGGCGCGGCGGTCATCGAGTATTCGCAGGGCCTGCTGCCCTGGGGACTGGGCTTTGCCGGTGGCGCGATGCTGTTCGTGATCAGCCACGAGATCATTCCCGAATCGCATCGCAAGGGGCATGAAGCCTGGGCGACCGGCGGGCTGATGATCGGGTTCGTGCTGATGATGCTGCTCGACACTGCCTTGGGCTGA
- a CDS encoding diacylglycerol kinase yields the protein MSKIRTNYPNSPVTREATDAQKSRKGFSRLWHATRYSIAGLRAGWGQPAFRHEVLIALVLVPAAFWIGDGWAEVGMLAGSAVLVLIVELLNTGIETAIDRIGPEWHRLSKQAKDMGSAAVFLALILSGSLWVAALFHRFA from the coding sequence ATGTCGAAGATTCGGACCAACTACCCCAACTCGCCCGTCACGCGTGAAGCGACCGATGCACAGAAGTCCCGCAAGGGCTTTTCCCGACTTTGGCACGCCACGCGCTATTCCATCGCCGGGCTGCGCGCGGGCTGGGGACAGCCTGCTTTCCGCCACGAAGTACTGATTGCGCTGGTGCTGGTGCCGGCGGCCTTCTGGATCGGCGACGGTTGGGCGGAAGTCGGCATGCTGGCCGGATCGGCCGTACTGGTGCTCATCGTGGAACTGCTCAACACCGGCATCGAAACCGCCATCGACCGCATCGGGCCGGAATGGCACCGTCTCTCCAAACAGGCCAAGGATATGGGCAGCGCGGCGGTGTTCCTCGCGCTTATCCTGAGCGGCAGCCTATGGGTTGCCGCCCTGTTCCACCGATTTGCCTGA
- a CDS encoding TIGR00730 family Rossman fold protein — MAEPAFSLCVYCGSREGADPRFAAAARSVGDWIGRSGGRLVYGGGRAGLMGIVADATQAAGGQVVGVIPQTLVDREAANQRCDELHVVSTMHERKAMLAERSNAFLALPGGIGTFEELFEAWTWRHLGYHDKPMGLLNVAGYYDSLISFVHETVAKGFMNAQTAAFLKVGTDPEPLLAALIDATRGSVGDTAPLRSVI, encoded by the coding sequence ATGGCCGAACCTGCCTTTTCCCTCTGTGTCTATTGCGGCTCGCGAGAAGGCGCCGACCCGCGATTCGCCGCAGCCGCGCGCAGCGTGGGTGACTGGATCGGTCGCTCGGGCGGGCGCCTCGTCTACGGTGGCGGTCGCGCCGGGCTGATGGGCATCGTCGCGGACGCGACGCAGGCAGCGGGCGGGCAAGTCGTGGGCGTGATTCCGCAGACGCTCGTCGATCGCGAGGCCGCCAACCAGCGCTGCGACGAACTGCACGTGGTGTCCACCATGCACGAACGCAAGGCGATGCTTGCGGAACGGTCGAACGCGTTTCTGGCCCTGCCCGGCGGCATCGGTACTTTCGAGGAACTATTCGAGGCCTGGACCTGGCGACACCTCGGCTACCACGACAAGCCGATGGGTCTGCTCAACGTGGCCGGTTACTACGACTCGCTGATCTCGTTCGTGCACGAGACCGTCGCCAAGGGCTTCATGAACGCGCAGACCGCGGCGTTCCTGAAGGTCGGCACCGATCCGGAGCCATTGCTTGCCGCCTTGATCGACGCCACCCGCGGCAGCGTGGGCGATACCGCCCCGCTGCGCAGCGTGATCTGA
- a CDS encoding superoxide dismutase: MPFSLPTLPYAYDALEPNIDAQTMEIHYTKHHQTYVNNLNAALKDTPHEGKSIEELVAGVEQLPENLRAPVRNNGGGHYNHSLFWTVMTPGAAAQPDGDLAKAIDADLGGLAAFKEAFTKAALTRFGSGWAWLSVTEGGKLAVESSANQDSPLMTGIGSGNTPILGLDVWEHAYYLKYQNRRPDYIAAFYNVVNWPEVARRYAAARG, encoded by the coding sequence ATGCCTTTCAGCCTGCCCACGCTCCCTTATGCCTACGACGCGCTCGAGCCGAACATCGATGCGCAGACGATGGAGATTCACTACACCAAGCATCACCAGACCTACGTGAACAACCTCAACGCGGCGCTGAAAGACACGCCGCATGAGGGCAAGTCGATCGAGGAACTGGTGGCGGGCGTGGAGCAACTGCCCGAAAACCTGCGGGCACCGGTGCGCAACAACGGCGGCGGCCACTACAACCACAGCCTGTTCTGGACGGTGATGACGCCGGGTGCCGCCGCGCAGCCCGATGGTGATCTGGCCAAGGCCATCGACGCCGATCTGGGCGGGCTGGCCGCCTTCAAGGAAGCATTCACCAAGGCCGCCCTGACACGCTTCGGCAGCGGCTGGGCCTGGCTGTCGGTCACCGAGGGCGGCAAGCTGGCGGTGGAGAGCAGCGCCAACCAGGACAGTCCCCTCATGACCGGCATCGGCTCGGGCAACACGCCGATCCTGGGCCTCGACGTCTGGGAGCACGCCTACTACCTCAAGTACCAGAACCGTCGGCCGGACTACATCGCCGCTTTCTACAACGTGGTGAACTGGCCCGAAGTGGCCCGTCGCTACGCTGCGGCCCGCGGCTGA